From a single Kitasatospora sp. NBC_00458 genomic region:
- a CDS encoding alpha/beta hydrolase, producing the protein MGTAELPVDVVEPVGGHRATVLWLHGLGQGPESLVEVSDRMGLARAGVRGVFPQAPLRPIGRVSGDPVRAWFEQDVFALENPGPASLPSVLAIERRLRAVLDEETARVGAGRTVIAGFSQGALMALVLALRYPQRLAGLALYAPFLPDEAIPLLASRRSAVAADLPVWIGHGAFDWIIPEQSGQKVRDVLADWGHPVRWQRYRAGHEAFGGVKRGLPAFLDRVLAPAGG; encoded by the coding sequence GTGGGCACCGCCGAGCTGCCGGTCGACGTGGTCGAACCGGTCGGCGGGCACCGCGCCACCGTCCTCTGGCTGCACGGCCTCGGTCAGGGCCCGGAGAGCCTGGTCGAGGTCTCCGACCGGATGGGGCTGGCCCGGGCGGGCGTCCGCGGGGTCTTCCCGCAGGCGCCGCTGCGGCCGATCGGCCGGGTCTCCGGCGACCCGGTGCGGGCCTGGTTCGAACAGGACGTCTTCGCCCTGGAGAACCCCGGCCCGGCGTCGCTGCCCAGCGTGCTCGCCATCGAGCGGCGGCTGCGTGCCGTGCTGGACGAGGAGACCGCGCGGGTGGGAGCCGGGCGGACGGTGATCGCCGGGTTCTCGCAGGGGGCGCTGATGGCGCTGGTGCTGGCGCTGCGGTACCCGCAGCGGCTGGCCGGGCTGGCGCTGTACGCGCCGTTCCTCCCGGACGAGGCGATCCCGCTGCTGGCCTCGCGCAGGTCGGCCGTCGCGGCGGACCTGCCGGTCTGGATCGGCCACGGTGCGTTCGACTGGATCATCCCGGAGCAGAGCGGGCAGAAGGTGCGGGACGTGCTGGCGGACTGGGGGCACCCGGTGCGCTGGCAGCGCTACCGGGCCGGCCACGAGGCGTTCGGCGGCGTGAAGCGCGGGCTGCCGGCCTTCCTGGACCGGGTCCTCGCCCCCGCCGGGGGCTGA
- a CDS encoding beta-ketoacyl-[acyl-carrier-protein] synthase family protein, whose translation MTDDDILITGMGVVTPIGATVEDFWEANLAGRSGVVAEDRMDLSGLPCGWAAGLIPEDIRKEVSERWGDPDRTWGDTLLHCVVDQALTDAGITGPVGGDVAGLVWSRVWPGPSGSFPQDYAVHFRELGQRYRRIGNDPAAVLESLRSRRLSAEASDHSAFPVELAGRLGVPLIASRVEATCSGGLRSIAEAVRLLRLGRVEVAVVAVSVSRNTQYVLSQYGQLMALSRWKGDPAHSSMPFDRRRSGMVINESAGALVLETAGHAARRGASAHAVVGGWGLAVDTTHITAPQVGMVERVMRTAIAGSGLTPDDIDTVNAHGTSTKLNDITEARALHRVFGERTAELDVCAVKSLTGHGSAASGVVETVAAALTLGRGVIPPVVTTTEPDPACAVKTSLTPVERPVSTVLKNSFGFGGQYASMVFKRPAQPRQAPVR comes from the coding sequence GTGACGGACGACGACATCCTGATCACCGGCATGGGCGTGGTCACGCCGATCGGCGCGACCGTGGAGGACTTCTGGGAGGCCAACCTGGCCGGCCGGTCGGGCGTGGTCGCCGAGGACCGGATGGACCTCAGCGGGCTGCCCTGCGGCTGGGCGGCCGGCCTCATCCCCGAGGACATCAGGAAGGAGGTGTCCGAACGCTGGGGCGACCCGGACCGCACCTGGGGGGACACCCTGCTGCACTGCGTCGTGGACCAGGCGCTCACCGACGCGGGCATCACCGGCCCGGTCGGCGGCGACGTCGCCGGACTGGTCTGGTCCCGGGTCTGGCCGGGGCCGAGCGGCTCCTTCCCGCAGGACTACGCGGTCCACTTCCGCGAGCTCGGCCAGCGCTACCGGCGGATCGGCAACGACCCGGCGGCCGTGCTGGAGAGCCTGCGGAGCCGTCGGCTGTCGGCGGAGGCCTCGGACCACTCGGCCTTCCCGGTCGAACTGGCCGGACGCCTCGGCGTACCGCTGATCGCCTCCCGGGTGGAGGCCACCTGTTCCGGCGGCCTGCGCTCGATCGCCGAGGCGGTCCGGCTGCTGCGCCTCGGGCGGGTGGAGGTCGCCGTGGTCGCGGTCTCGGTCTCCCGCAACACCCAGTACGTGCTCTCCCAGTACGGGCAGCTGATGGCGCTGTCCCGCTGGAAGGGCGATCCGGCCCACTCGTCGATGCCGTTCGACCGGCGCCGCTCCGGCATGGTGATCAACGAGTCGGCCGGGGCGCTGGTGCTGGAGACCGCGGGCCACGCCGCCCGGCGCGGAGCGTCGGCGCACGCCGTGGTCGGCGGCTGGGGCCTGGCGGTGGACACCACCCACATCACCGCGCCGCAGGTCGGCATGGTCGAGCGGGTGATGCGCACCGCGATCGCCGGCTCCGGGCTCACCCCGGACGACATCGACACCGTCAACGCGCACGGCACCTCCACCAAGCTCAACGACATCACCGAGGCCCGGGCCCTGCACCGGGTGTTCGGGGAGCGGACGGCGGAACTCGACGTCTGCGCGGTGAAGTCGCTCACCGGGCACGGCTCGGCCGCGTCCGGGGTGGTGGAGACGGTGGCGGCGGCGCTCACCCTCGGCCGGGGCGTCATCCCGCCGGTGGTGACCACCACCGAACCGGACCCGGCCTGCGCGGTGAAGACCTCGCTCACGCCGGTGGAGCGCCCGGTCTCCACGGTGCTGAAGAACTCCTTCGGCTTCGGCGGGCAGTACGCGTCCATGGTGTTCAAGCGCCCGGCGCAGCCCCGTCAGGCCCCGGTCCGGTGA